The region GCGCGGCGGGCCGCGGCCGTCCCGGCGATCAGGCCCTGAGCGGCCGCCTCCTCGTAGCCGCTCGTGCCGTTGATCTGCCCGGCGGTGAACACGCCCGGCATCAGTTTCGATTCGAGGTTCAGGGACAGTTCCAGCGAGTCCACCACGTCGTACTCCACGGCGTACGCGTAGCGCTGGATGACCGCCTGCTCGAAGCCCGGCAGCGACCGTACCAGCGCGTCCTGCAGGTGCGGCGGCAGCGACGAGCTGAAGCCCTGCAGGTACACCTCGCTGGTCTGCACGCCGTCCGGCTCCACGAACAGCAGGTGCCGGTCGTGATGCGCGAACCGCACGACCTTGTCCTCGATGCTGGGGCAGTAGCGCGGCCCCAGGCCCTCGATATCCCCGGAGTACATCGGGGATTCGTGCAGGTTCTCGTTGATCAGACGGTGCGTCTCAGACGTCGTGTGCGTCTGCCACGTGGGGGACTCGGCGGCGCGCGGGCCGGGCGTGCCGGTGAACCCACGCGGGTCCGGATCGGCCGGGATCTCCAGCAGTTCGGCGAAGTTCACCGCGTCGGCCCGCACGCGCGGCGGCGTGCCGGTCTTGTAGCGCTTCAGGACGTGCCCGGCGCGCGCCAGCGGCGCGGACAGGAAGCGCGCGGGCGGCTCGCCCTGGCGGCCCTCGGCGCGGGACTGCCGCCCGTACCACGTCACGCCGCGCATGAACGTCCCCGCCGCCACCACGACGCTGCGGGCCGCCAGCCGTCGCCCGTCGGTCGTGACGACCAGCCAGCCGCCCCTCCCGTCACTTTCCAGATCGGCGGCCTCGCCACGCAGGATGTCGATGTTCGGATGCCCGAAGATCACGTCCTGGGCGCGCTCGGCGTACGCGTCGCGTTCGTTCTGCACGCGCAGGGACTGCACGGCCGGGCCCTTGCTGGCGTTCAGCGTGCGGGTGTGGATCGCGGTCTCGTCGGCCAGTCGGCCCATCAGGCCGCCCAGGGCCTGCAGCTCGAACACCAGCTGGCTCTTGCCGGGGCCGCCCACCGCCGGGTTGCAGGGCATGCGGCCCACGGTAGCGGGGTTGCCGATCAGCAGGGCCACGCGGGAGAACTTCGCGGCGGCCCACGCCGCTTCCAGTCCCGCGTGCCCACCACCTATGACCAAGACATTCCAGCCGCTCATCAGCCCACCAGTGTACCCGCCCCGAGAATGGGAAACGGTGATCCCGTGCGGTGTGGTGTGCCGCCTGATGGGGGTGACCGGCCCAGCCGATCAGGGCCGTTGAGCCGCGCTGACCGCCCGCCTACCATGGGGGGTATGAACTTCGAGCAGCTGCGCGCCGACCTGATCGGGACCGACACCGTGATCCGCACGCCCTTCGGGGAGCGGCGCGTCACGTACGCCGATTACGTCGCGTCGGGCCGCGCGCTGCGCAGCGTCGAGGACCGCGTCGCGACCCTGGCGCTGCCGCTGTACGCGAACACCCACACCGAGGACAGCGCGACCGGCGCGCACTCCACGCACCTGACCCATCAGGCGGCCGAGTACGTCAAGGGGCAGCTGGGCGGCGATCAGACCTGCAAGCTGGTGTTCTGCGGGTCCGGCAGCACGGCGGCCGTGCGGCGCATGCAGGACATCCTGGGCCTGACGGTGGGCGCCCACCACCGCGCCGCGATCCTGGCGGGCATGGCGGTGGGGGAGAGGCCGGTCGTGTTCGTCGGCCCGTACGAGCATCACAGCAACGAGATCAGCTGGCGCGAGACGCTGGCCGAGGTCGTGGAGATCCCCCTGTGCGAACGCGGGAACCTGGATCTGGACGCCCTGGTCGCCGCGCTGAAGGACCCGCGCTACGCGGGGCGGCCCAAGATCGGGTCGTTCAGCGCCGCGAGCAACGTGACCGGCCTGCTGACCGATACCCGCTCGGTGGCGCGCATCCTGCATGCGCACGGCGCGTACGCGTTCTTCGACTTCGCCGCCAGTGGGCCGTACGTGACCATCGACATGAAACCGGGCCGTCCCGACGGGTACGACGCGGTGTTCCTCAGCCCGCACAAGTTCGTGGGTGGCCCCGGCACGCCGGGCCTGCTGTGCTTCCGCGAGGACCTGTACCGGCTGGCGGTGCCCAGCACGCCGGGGGGCGGTACGGTGCGCTTCGTGAACCGCGAGCGGCAGGTGTACGTGGAGGACATCGAGGCCCGCGAGGACGCCGGGACGCCCGCGATCCTCGGGAAGATCCGCACGGCGCTGGCCTTCCGCGTCAAGGCCGAGCTGGGCGCCGCGCAGATCACGGCGCGGGAGCACGAACTGTTCGCCCGCGCCCTGACCCGCCTGGGCGCGAATGCCCAGATCAGACTGCTGGGGAACCTGGAGGCGCCCCGGCTGGCCTTCCTGTCGTTCC is a window of Deinococcus grandis DNA encoding:
- the mnmG gene encoding tRNA uridine-5-carboxymethylaminomethyl(34) synthesis enzyme MnmG, encoding MSGWNVLVIGGGHAGLEAAWAAAKFSRVALLIGNPATVGRMPCNPAVGGPGKSQLVFELQALGGLMGRLADETAIHTRTLNASKGPAVQSLRVQNERDAYAERAQDVIFGHPNIDILRGEAADLESDGRGGWLVVTTDGRRLAARSVVVAAGTFMRGVTWYGRQSRAEGRQGEPPARFLSAPLARAGHVLKRYKTGTPPRVRADAVNFAELLEIPADPDPRGFTGTPGPRAAESPTWQTHTTSETHRLINENLHESPMYSGDIEGLGPRYCPSIEDKVVRFAHHDRHLLFVEPDGVQTSEVYLQGFSSSLPPHLQDALVRSLPGFEQAVIQRYAYAVEYDVVDSLELSLNLESKLMPGVFTAGQINGTSGYEEAAAQGLIAGTAAARRALGEQEALIGRETGYIGVLLDELVFKGSNEPYRMMTSRVEHRLLVRQDNADERMTPIGHALGLVDDAELARVQAKYARVQGGIAALEAQRAQGQTGDAWLRRPEFSLPDVEALGVTLPGLSPAEREAVEIRVKYAGYIRRAEVQLRAEDRSRGLSLEGVDFGGIAALSNEAREKLGRAQPRTVEQASRISGVRHADISALLVHLKQRGGDVSRET
- a CDS encoding aminotransferase class V-fold PLP-dependent enzyme — its product is MNFEQLRADLIGTDTVIRTPFGERRVTYADYVASGRALRSVEDRVATLALPLYANTHTEDSATGAHSTHLTHQAAEYVKGQLGGDQTCKLVFCGSGSTAAVRRMQDILGLTVGAHHRAAILAGMAVGERPVVFVGPYEHHSNEISWRETLAEVVEIPLCERGNLDLDALVAALKDPRYAGRPKIGSFSAASNVTGLLTDTRSVARILHAHGAYAFFDFAASGPYVTIDMKPGRPDGYDAVFLSPHKFVGGPGTPGLLCFREDLYRLAVPSTPGGGTVRFVNRERQVYVEDIEAREDAGTPAILGKIRTALAFRVKAELGAAQITAREHELFARALTRLGANAQIRLLGNLEAPRLAFLSFLTFTPGGRQLHPRLVVRLLNDLFGIQARGGCACAGPYGHVLLNVDDQTSERYLQCALNHVDGVKPGWTRLNLAPWATDEEVEFLLDAIEFVAEFGERFVALYAFDWESGAWTHPADAAPMELFGDARPRTAAGAVPYASYLREARALAADLSPAGEGRAVPPHVPEDLVFFAH